One genomic segment of Brachionichthys hirsutus isolate HB-005 chromosome 13, CSIRO-AGI_Bhir_v1, whole genome shotgun sequence includes these proteins:
- the igldcp gene encoding galectin 17 isoform X2: MGRPPTPRILLHCFLFGSLMDSCSLTPAAPVRSVVSEVGNQVTLPCCWKEHLPDVAPPASHVLWATPAKTVFELWGGRVWQAEEFQGRAEVPQETLLSGNCSLVIGDVQIGDAGSYESFLVLDGARSRKTRVFIQSVRLSVLDRKSTQSRAPGDDFVLDLYTSHALRVVFQARNCSAWTDLWMRGDGDGQRLQKDPLTEQLRMKRVARSDEGRYRVVDQHGLAVNTVQLSVERSGEALRAQQVLGYPGPAASSGETSKRRCWALLVGSLLLAGFRVLLPPQ; encoded by the exons ATGGGGAGACCTCCAACACCCCG gaTTCTCCTTCACTGTTTCCTGTTCGGCAGCTTAATGG actCCTGCTCCCTGACCCCGGCCGCTCCGGTCCGGTCCGTCGTCTCTGAAGTGGGGAACCAGGTGACTCTTCCCTGCTGCTGGAAGGAGCACCTGCCGGACGTTGCCCCGCCCGCCTCCCATGTCCTCTGGGCCACCCCGGCCAAGACCGTGTTCGAGCTGTGGGGGGGCCGGGTCTGGCAGGCGGAGGAGTTCCAGGGCCGGGCTGAGGTTCCGCAGGAGACGCTCCTGTCTGGGAACTGTTCCCTGGTCATCGGAGACGTTCAGATCGGAGACGCCGGCAGCTACGAGAGCTTCCTGGTGTTGGACGGAGCGAGGTCCAGGAAGACCCGGGTCTTCATCCAGAGCGTCCGGCTATCCGTGCTGG ACCGGAAGTCCACTCAGTCCCGAGCTCCAGGGGACGACTTTGTTCTGGATCTCTACACCAGTCATGCGCTGAGGGTGGTCTTCCAGGCCAG GAACTGCTCGGCGTGGACGGACCTGTGGATGAGGGGCGACGGCGACGGTCAGCGTCTCCAGAAAGACCCGCTGACAGAGcagctgaggatgaagagggtgGCGAGGTCGGATGAAGGGCGGTACCGGGTGGTGGACCAGCACGGGCTCGCCGTGAACACCGTCCAGCTGTCGGTGGAAC GAAGCGGGGAAGCGCTCCGGGCCCAACAGGTTTTGGGGTATCCGGGACCAGCAG CGTCCTCCGGAGAGACGTCGAAGCGCCGCTGCTGGGCTCTCCTCGTCGGGTCCCTGCTGCTCGCCGGTTTCAGGGTTCTTCTGCCGCCGCAGTGA
- the igldcp gene encoding galectin 17 isoform X1 has translation MGETGVNALLDVMDVLDALDALDASRFKRIDFCPSPPDSCSLTPAAPVRSVVSEVGNQVTLPCCWKEHLPDVAPPASHVLWATPAKTVFELWGGRVWQAEEFQGRAEVPQETLLSGNCSLVIGDVQIGDAGSYESFLVLDGARSRKTRVFIQSVRLSVLDRKSTQSRAPGDDFVLDLYTSHALRVVFQARNCSAWTDLWMRGDGDGQRLQKDPLTEQLRMKRVARSDEGRYRVVDQHGLAVNTVQLSVERSGEALRAQQVLGYPGPAASSGETSKRRCWALLVGSLLLAGFRVLLPPQ, from the exons ATGGGTGAGACCGGAGTAAATGCGCTGTtggacgtgatggacgtgttgGACGCTTTGGACGCTTTGGACGCGTCACGTTTTAAGCGTATTGatttctgcccctcccccccagactCCTGCTCCCTGACCCCGGCCGCTCCGGTCCGGTCCGTCGTCTCTGAAGTGGGGAACCAGGTGACTCTTCCCTGCTGCTGGAAGGAGCACCTGCCGGACGTTGCCCCGCCCGCCTCCCATGTCCTCTGGGCCACCCCGGCCAAGACCGTGTTCGAGCTGTGGGGGGGCCGGGTCTGGCAGGCGGAGGAGTTCCAGGGCCGGGCTGAGGTTCCGCAGGAGACGCTCCTGTCTGGGAACTGTTCCCTGGTCATCGGAGACGTTCAGATCGGAGACGCCGGCAGCTACGAGAGCTTCCTGGTGTTGGACGGAGCGAGGTCCAGGAAGACCCGGGTCTTCATCCAGAGCGTCCGGCTATCCGTGCTGG ACCGGAAGTCCACTCAGTCCCGAGCTCCAGGGGACGACTTTGTTCTGGATCTCTACACCAGTCATGCGCTGAGGGTGGTCTTCCAGGCCAG GAACTGCTCGGCGTGGACGGACCTGTGGATGAGGGGCGACGGCGACGGTCAGCGTCTCCAGAAAGACCCGCTGACAGAGcagctgaggatgaagagggtgGCGAGGTCGGATGAAGGGCGGTACCGGGTGGTGGACCAGCACGGGCTCGCCGTGAACACCGTCCAGCTGTCGGTGGAAC GAAGCGGGGAAGCGCTCCGGGCCCAACAGGTTTTGGGGTATCCGGGACCAGCAG CGTCCTCCGGAGAGACGTCGAAGCGCCGCTGCTGGGCTCTCCTCGTCGGGTCCCTGCTGCTCGCCGGTTTCAGGGTTCTTCTGCCGCCGCAGTGA
- the vps52 gene encoding vacuolar protein sorting-associated protein 52 homolog, with protein MAEAALASFGAGSDVNTAGNPTETAMAYLNDERPEADVPSLNLGELDLTTDEFILDEVDIHIQANLEDELMKEALKTGVDLRQYSKQVESELQRIEQASIKDYIKESQNIALLHNQITACDSILERMEGMLSGFQSDLSSISSEIQTLQQQSVSMNVRLKNRQAVRSHLSQLVDELVVPGAMIATILDSPVTDQDFLEQLHELNNKINFAKELSFRETLACSDIQDIVDRLKLKAVSKIREFILQKIYSFRKPMTNFQIPQNSLLKYRFFYQFLLANERTAAKEIRDEYVDTMSKIYYSYFRSYSGRLLKVQYEEVADKDDLMGVEDTAKKGFFSKPSLKSRNTVFTLGQRGAILSPAELEGPILVPHTAQRGDSRYPYERLFRSQHYALLDNGCREFLFLCDFFMAAGTSSLDLFNSVMGKTLGLFLKSLSTYVSDCYDSIAVFLCVHIVLRFRAVTAKRSVPALNKYWEAALELLGPRFDMILEMNIHSIRTTDPQKLGVLDSRPHYITRRYAEFSSAIVSINQTFPNERTDALLGQLQVEVENFVLKMAAEFPSRRDQLIFLINNYDMMLSVLMERAADDSKEVEGFQQLLLARTQEFIEEILSPPFGGMISFVKEAEALMEKGQLDRLKNEEARITQLVRGFSGTWKQSVESMSQDVMRSFTNFKNGTSIIQGALTQLIQYYHGFHKALNQPALRGLAVRSELINLHHLMVEVKKHKPNF; from the exons ATGGCGGAGGCGGCTCTAGCTTCGTTTGGAGCTGGTTCCGATGTAAACACGGCTGGAAACCCGACAGAAACGGCCATGGCCTACCTCAACGACGAG AGGCCTGAAGCAGACGTTCCGAGCCTCAACCTCGGAGAGCTGGATCTCACCACGGACGAGTTCATTCTGGATGAAGTGGACA TCCACATCCAGGCCAATCTGGAGGACGAGCTGATGAAGGAGGCGCTGAAGACG GGCGTCGACCTCCGGCAGTACTCCAAGCAGGTGGAGTCAGAGCTGCAGAGGATCGAACAGGCCTCCATCAAAGACT ACATCAAAGAGAGTCAGAACATCGCGCTCCTGCACAACCAGATCACGGCCTGCGACTCCATCCTGGAG CGCATGGAGGGCATGCTGAGCGGCTTCCAGAGCGACCTGTCCTCCATCAGCAGCGAGATCcagacgctgcagcagcagtcgGTCAGCATGAACGTCCGGCTGAAGAACCGGCAGGCGGTGCGCAGCCACCTCAGCCAGCTGGTGGACGAGCTGGTGGTCCCCGGAGCCATGATCGC CACCATCCTGGACAGCCCCGTGACGGATCAGGACTTTCTGGAGCAGCTTCACGAACTCAACAACAAGATCAACTTCGCCAAGGAGCTGAGCTTCAGGGAGACGCTGGCCTGCTCGGACATCCAGGACATCGTGGACCGGCTGAAGCTCAAG GCGGTGTCGAAGATCCGGGAGTTCATCCTGCAGAAGATCTACTCGTTCAGGAAGCCGATGACCAACTTCCAGATCCCTCAGAACTCGCTGCTCAAGTACCG ATTCTTCTATCAGTTCCTGCTGGCCAATGAGAGGACGGCGGCGAAGGAGATCCGAGACGAGTACGTGGACACGATGAGCAAGATCTACTACAGCTACTTCAGGTCGTACAGCGGGAGGCTGCTCAAAGTGCAG TACGAAGAGGTCGCAGACAAAGATGACCTGATGGGAGTAGAAGACACGGCCAAGAA AGGTTTCTTCTCCAAGCCGTCTCTGAAGAGCCGGAACACCGTCTTCACTCTCGGCCAGCGGGGGGCGATCCTGAGCCCGGCGGAGCTGGAGGGGCCCATCCTGGTCCCTCACACGGCCCAGAGGGGGGACAGCAGG tacccCTACGAGAGGCTGTTCCGCAGCCAGCACTACGCCCTGCTGGACAACGGCTGCAGAgagttcctcttcctctgcgaCTTCTTCATGGCGGCGGGGACGTCGTCCCTCGACCTCTTCAACAGCGTCATGGGGAAGACGCTCGGCCTCTTCCTG AAGAGCTTGTCCACCTACGTGTCCGACTGCTACGACAGCATCGCCGTCTTCCTGTGCGTCCACATCGTCCTGCGGTTCAGAGCCGTCACCGCCAAGAGGAGCGTCCCGGCGCTCAACAA GTACTGGGAGGCGGCGCTGGAGCTGCTCGGCCCGAGGTTCGACATGATTCTGGAGATGAACATCCACAGCATCAGAACCACGGACCCACAGAAGCTGGGAGTTCTGGACAGCAGGCCGCACTAC ATCACTCGCCGTTACGCAGAGTTCTCTTCGGCCATCGTCAGCATCAATCAGACGTTCCCCAACGAGAGGACCGACGCCCTGCTGGGACAGCTGCAG GTCGAGGTTGAGAACTTCGTCCTGAAGATGGCGGCGGAGTTTCCCTCCCGGCGGGACcagctcatcttcctcatcaacAACTACGACATGATGCTCAGCGTCCTCATG GAGAGGGCAGCAGACGACAGCAAAGAAGTGGAGGGtttccagcagctgctcctgGCCCGGACTCAG GAGTTCATCGAGGAGATTCTGTCTCCTCCCTTCGGAGGAATGATTTCATTTGTGAAGGAGGCTGAAGCGCTGATGGAGAAAGGACAGCTGGACCGCCTGAAGAAcgaggaag CTCGGATCACGCAGCTGGTCCGCGGGTTTTCCGGGACGTGGAAACAGTCGGTGGAGTCGATGAGTCAGGACGTCATGAGGTCCTTCACCAACTTTAAGAACGGGACCAGCATCATACAG GGGGCGCTGACCCAGCTGATCCAGTACTACCACGGCTTCCACAAGGCCCTGAACCAGCCGGCGCTCCGCGGCCTGGCGGTCCGCTCCGAGCTCATCAACCTGCACCACCTGATGGTGGAGGTGAAGAAGCACAAGCCCAACttctga
- the rps18 gene encoding small ribosomal subunit protein uS13, with protein MSLVIPEKFQHILRVLNTNIDGRRKIAFAITAIKGVGRRYAHVVLRKADIDLNKRAGELTDEEVERVVTIMQNPRQYKIPDWFLNRQKDIKDGKYSQVLANGLDNKLREDLERLKKIRAHRGLRHFWGLRVRGQHTKTTGRRGRTVGVSKKK; from the exons ATG TCTTTAGTCATCCCCGAGAAGTTCCAGCACATCCTCCGTGTCCTCAACACGAACATCGATGGCAGGAGGAAGATCGCCTTCGCCATCACCGCCATCAAG GGCGTCGGCAGACGTTACGCCCACGTTGTCCTGAGGAAGGCCGACATCGACCTCAACAAGAGGGCGGGGGAGCTGACGGACGAGGAG GTGGAGCGGGTCGTGACCATCATGCAGAACCCTCGCCAGTACAAAATCCCAGACTGGTTCCTCAACAGGCAGAAGGACATCAAGGACGGCAAATACAGTCAG GTCCTCGCCAACGGCCTGGACAACAAGCTGAGAGAAGATCTGGAGAGGCTGAAGAAGATCCGGGCCCACCGCGGTCTCCGGCACTTCTGGGG CCTGCGTGTGCGCGGCCAGCACACCAAGACCACCGGCCGCCGCGGGCGCACCGTCGGCGTGTCCAAGAAGAAGTAA
- the LOC137902787 gene encoding E3 ubiquitin-protein ligase RING2-A-like — translation MATPVNIQTPSKTWELSLYELHRSPQEAIVDGTEVAVSPRSLHSELMCPICLDMLKNTMTTKECLHRFCSDCIVTALRSGNKECPTCRKKLISRRSLRRDANFDALISKIYPSRDEYEAHQRRILERLNRLHNKEALSSSIEEGLRQQARYRNHRAKKPTQESDNTTFSGGEENGDARSHLSHDSAPSHTPHPSNQTPSEAGPSRKRPRASDDGSAGEADSGCPSPPLRPHREGAGSEIELMFRPHPQLVQAQDYSQTRYVKTTANATVDHLSKYLALRVALEEGSTNGEAEDRGRNGGGEPEGTAGTGDGSSLGKISEKQYTIYILTRGGQFSTLNGSLTLELVNEKYWKVRKPLELYYAPTKEPAPQQKSPPLPPPPPPQREA, via the exons ATGGCAACCCCGGTCAACATCCAGACTCCCAGTAAGACCTGGGAGCTGAGTCTGTACGAGCTCCACAGGAGCCCCCag GAGGCCATCGTGGACGGGACGGAGGTGGCGGTGTCCCCCCGGTCTCTGCACAGCGAGCTGATGTGTCCCATCTGCCTGGACATGCTGAAGAACACCATGACGACCAAAGAGTGTCTCCACCGCTTCTGCTCCGACTGCATCGTCACGGCGCTGCGATCGGG GAACAAAGAGTGTCCCACGTGCAGGAAGAAGCTGATCTCCCGGCGCTCGCTCCGCCGGGACGCCAACTTCGACGCTCTGATCTCAAAGATCTACCCGAGCCGGGACGAGTACGAGGCCCACCAGCGGCGCATCCTGGAGCGGCTCAACCGGCTGCACAACAAGGAGGCGCTGAGCTCCAGCATCGAGGAGGGGCTCCGGCAGCAGGCCCGCTACAG GAACCACCGGGCCAAGAAGCCCACTCAGGAAAGCGACAACACCACCTTCAGTGGCGGGGAGGAGAACGGCGACGCCCGCTCACACCTGTCCCACGACTCCGCCCCCTcacacaccccccacccctccaaCCAGACCCCGTCAGAGGCCGGGCCGAGCCGCAAGCGTCCGCGGGCGTCGGACGACGGATCGGCCGGCGAGGCGGACAGCggctgcccctcccccccgctgAGACCCCACAGGGAGGGGGCGGGTTCTGAGATCGAGCTGATGTTCAGGCCACACCCACAGCTGGTCCAAGCCCAGGACTACAGCCAGACCAG GTACGTGAAGACGACGGCCAACGCCACCGTGGACCACCTGTCCAAATACCTGGCGCTGCGCGTCGCCCTGGAGGAGGGAAGCACCAACGGAGAGGCCGAGGACAGAGGACGGAACGGCGGAGGAGAACCCGAAGGAACCGCAGGAACCGGAGACGGATCCAGTCTGGGAAAGATCAGCGAGAAGCAGTACACGATCTACATCCTGACCCGGGGCGGCCAGTTCTCA ACTCTGAACGGTTCTCTGACTCTGGAGTTGGTGAACGAGAAGTACTGGAAGGTCCGGAAGCCTCTGGAGCTTTACTACGCCCCCACCAAGGAGCCGGCGCCGCAGCAGaagtctcctcctcttcctcctcctcctcctcctcagagggaGGCGTGA